Proteins co-encoded in one Spirosoma endbachense genomic window:
- a CDS encoding STN and carboxypeptidase regulatory-like domain-containing protein has protein sequence MVSLRIYSFLFFFFAATGLRAQSTPPLERLITVDIRNQRIEEALRQISSAGRFEFSYNPAHVDKNTLVTVRLTNVPVRQVLNQVFATTMTYKARGNHIILLRAEQTESTPKNLLLDGYILDETTGERIGQASIFEKTTLASTVSNPFGYYRIKLPTDLPMIRLDVRKQAYVGETVTVRGKFTHTINVRLKPLPQNIPVQAQALPIRITEDTTRSTPSLGLAAVSVELPAVPADTMPRQETLSILDRGRLGVMKLLVSAQQTIHDINMNRDTLYRDWQISFLPYIGTNHRLSGRIINRFSVNVLAGYSFGVQAFEVGGLLNLVGGDVHGFQAAGWGNLVGRQVNGVQVGGLFNVNGGEVSGLQAAGTFNMNLKQVQAVQLGGLFNMNLKQAQGVQVGGLFNFTLGEQPGVAQIGGLMNIAGSKIKGVQLAGLVNYAHGDLRGWQISGIVNRARTITGGHQIGLINIADSAGNIPIGLLSHVQKGGYRRIEVSSDEVNLFNIAYRTGVRQFYNILSAGTSFERVGSPRLSAGYGLGTAFNLSKRTMLGLEGTAHHLFYFQGKDTGWNQQIRFSTLIETRFSKNMSLAFGPSVNWYFTDNETSKPITQPAISLYDNRVSDFGRTYNWGWIGFQVGLRFGNSNG, from the coding sequence ATGGTTTCGCTGCGAATTTATAGTTTCCTGTTTTTCTTCTTTGCCGCTACCGGGCTACGGGCGCAGTCGACGCCCCCACTCGAGCGGTTAATTACGGTCGATATCCGAAATCAGCGCATCGAGGAGGCCCTTCGGCAGATCAGCAGCGCCGGACGTTTTGAGTTTTCCTACAATCCGGCCCATGTCGATAAAAATACGCTGGTTACGGTTCGTCTAACGAATGTCCCCGTTCGGCAGGTATTGAATCAGGTATTTGCAACTACCATGACATACAAAGCGCGCGGAAATCATATCATTTTGCTGCGGGCTGAACAAACGGAGTCGACACCTAAGAATCTACTGCTGGATGGCTACATTCTGGACGAGACGACTGGCGAACGGATTGGGCAGGCCAGTATTTTTGAGAAAACAACGCTTGCTTCTACCGTCAGTAATCCGTTTGGCTATTACCGCATTAAGCTCCCAACAGACCTGCCAATGATCAGGCTGGATGTACGAAAACAGGCTTATGTGGGAGAAACGGTGACGGTTAGAGGCAAGTTTACGCATACCATCAATGTCCGCCTGAAGCCGCTTCCCCAGAATATTCCGGTGCAGGCACAGGCCCTTCCGATCCGAATTACTGAAGATACAACACGATCGACCCCGTCATTGGGACTGGCTGCCGTTTCGGTGGAGCTACCAGCTGTTCCGGCAGACACAATGCCCAGGCAGGAGACGTTATCAATTCTCGACCGGGGACGGTTAGGCGTCATGAAGCTGTTGGTGTCGGCTCAACAGACAATTCACGATATTAACATGAACCGGGATACGCTTTATCGGGATTGGCAAATTTCGTTTTTACCCTATATCGGCACCAACCACCGGTTGAGTGGACGGATCATCAATCGGTTTTCGGTGAATGTATTAGCGGGCTATTCGTTTGGTGTTCAGGCTTTTGAGGTGGGGGGGCTACTGAACCTTGTTGGCGGAGATGTGCATGGTTTTCAGGCCGCTGGCTGGGGTAACCTGGTTGGCAGGCAGGTCAATGGGGTTCAGGTAGGGGGCCTGTTTAATGTCAACGGCGGAGAGGTAAGTGGTTTGCAGGCCGCCGGAACGTTCAACATGAATCTGAAACAAGTGCAGGCTGTTCAGTTGGGTGGCCTGTTTAACATGAATTTGAAACAGGCGCAGGGGGTTCAGGTGGGTGGCTTATTTAATTTTACGCTGGGCGAACAACCCGGTGTAGCGCAAATAGGCGGTTTAATGAACATTGCTGGAAGTAAAATAAAAGGAGTTCAGCTGGCGGGTCTGGTCAACTATGCACATGGCGACCTCCGGGGCTGGCAGATCAGCGGTATTGTCAACCGGGCGCGAACCATAACGGGAGGGCATCAAATAGGTTTGATAAACATTGCTGATTCTGCCGGAAATATACCAATTGGCCTGCTCAGCCATGTGCAAAAGGGCGGTTACCGACGGATCGAGGTCTCTTCGGATGAGGTTAATCTGTTCAACATCGCCTACCGAACTGGTGTTCGGCAATTTTATAACATTCTCTCGGCGGGCACCAGTTTCGAGCGGGTCGGTAGCCCCCGATTAAGTGCTGGCTATGGATTAGGTACTGCCTTTAACCTGTCGAAAAGAACGATGCTGGGCCTCGAAGGAACGGCGCACCACCTGTTCTACTTCCAGGGAAAGGATACGGGCTGGAACCAGCAAATCCGGTTCAGTACGCTAATCGAAACCCGGTTCAGCAAAAATATGTCGCTGGCATTTGGCCCATCTGTTAACTGGTATTTCACCGATAATGAGACCAGTAAGCCGATTACGCAACCGGCCATCTCACTGTACGACAATCGCGTTTCTGATTTTGGCAGGACCTATAATTGGGGGTGGATTGGCTTTCAGGTCGGCCTGCGATTTGGAAATTCGAACGGTTAA
- a CDS encoding head GIN domain-containing protein, translating into MKRTTFFQLICTALLLTGLSSCGWRREDIGPFQGDQQTFELANFDRLDMGSAFTITVQPGSAFRILAEGDRRNLDDLDVYTRNGTLYARYRNSRNRQYETSFTITMPTLRGVSFSGASQSSIAGFTNLNELDIELSGASKGQFAVQAKQTNLTLSGASNLQLSGLGAALGADLSGASTLQAFAYPVNDANLDLSGASKANISVSSSLDIDASGASNVRYRGAPSVKQRLSGSSSVQTD; encoded by the coding sequence ATGAAGCGTACTACATTTTTTCAGCTAATCTGTACTGCATTATTACTCACTGGATTAAGCTCCTGCGGCTGGCGCCGTGAGGATATTGGGCCGTTTCAGGGCGATCAGCAAACATTCGAACTGGCCAACTTCGACCGACTCGACATGGGCAGTGCCTTTACCATTACGGTTCAGCCGGGCAGTGCCTTTCGGATTCTGGCAGAAGGCGACCGTCGGAATTTAGACGACCTCGATGTGTATACCCGAAACGGTACCTTGTATGCGCGGTATCGCAATTCGCGGAATCGGCAGTACGAAACGTCTTTTACCATTACCATGCCGACCTTGCGGGGCGTTTCGTTTTCGGGAGCCAGTCAATCGTCTATCGCCGGGTTTACGAATCTGAACGAACTGGATATTGAACTCTCGGGAGCGTCGAAGGGGCAGTTTGCCGTGCAGGCTAAGCAAACGAATCTGACTTTGTCGGGGGCATCGAATCTGCAACTGAGTGGATTAGGAGCGGCACTCGGAGCCGATCTGTCGGGGGCGTCGACCTTGCAGGCGTTTGCCTATCCCGTAAACGACGCCAATCTGGATTTATCCGGAGCCAGCAAAGCGAACATTAGTGTTTCCAGTTCGCTGGATATCGATGCCAGTGGTGCCAGCAACGTTCGCTATCGGGGAGCTCCTTCGGTAAAGCAGCGTCTGAGCGGCTCCAGTTCGGTGCAAACGGATTAA
- a CDS encoding AGE family epimerase/isomerase, producing the protein MTKDTFHQHLQELHLHLTEELLPFWISRTVDDENGGFITHFDQYGHDSGEDEKSLIAQTRSIYTYASAHRAGYGYGTLAELARHGVDYLLSQLWDEEYGGFYWMTNRKGDVINDQKIVYGQSFAIYCLSEYTLATGDPRGVKYARHVFDLLQKYASDTTYGGYFEMFDREWTLKGPGSAGGDRKTLDAHMHLMEAYTTLYECTKQPIHRRKLLEVIELLVHKIMHPVYGTGVPQFWANWEVAPQIKFDVIWGWDRFTEDGVKREAEDNTSYGHNAEFAWLLLHAIAVLEIPIETYRDQLLKAFSHAVDHGVDWEFGGVFVEGSHSGEVYDREKEFWQQAEVLIGFLDAYRIFGDERYWKAYENVHRFVLDKMVNHPVGEWWPLMTRQGVPIWTHMSHSWKINYHTVRAMVQSIRRLDVLMAGQHVAL; encoded by the coding sequence ATGACTAAAGATACCTTCCATCAGCATCTTCAGGAACTTCATCTCCATCTGACCGAAGAATTACTTCCTTTCTGGATAAGCCGAACCGTGGACGACGAAAATGGTGGGTTCATTACTCACTTTGATCAGTACGGTCATGATTCAGGCGAGGATGAGAAATCGCTCATTGCCCAAACGCGCTCCATCTATACCTATGCGTCGGCCCATCGGGCTGGCTACGGGTACGGAACTCTGGCAGAGCTGGCCCGCCACGGTGTCGATTACCTGCTAAGCCAGTTATGGGACGAAGAATATGGCGGTTTTTACTGGATGACCAACCGGAAAGGGGACGTTATAAACGATCAGAAAATCGTTTACGGGCAAAGTTTCGCCATTTATTGCCTGAGCGAATATACACTGGCTACCGGTGATCCGCGCGGAGTTAAATACGCCCGGCATGTATTCGATCTGCTACAGAAATATGCGTCCGATACAACATACGGCGGCTATTTTGAGATGTTCGACCGCGAGTGGACGCTCAAAGGGCCCGGTTCGGCCGGTGGCGACCGCAAAACGCTCGATGCGCATATGCACCTGATGGAGGCCTATACGACGCTCTATGAATGCACGAAGCAGCCCATCCATCGGCGGAAATTGCTGGAAGTTATTGAGCTGTTGGTTCATAAAATCATGCATCCGGTTTATGGGACAGGCGTGCCTCAGTTCTGGGCAAACTGGGAGGTGGCCCCTCAGATAAAATTTGATGTGATCTGGGGCTGGGACCGCTTCACGGAAGATGGTGTCAAACGGGAAGCCGAAGACAACACCAGCTATGGTCATAATGCCGAGTTTGCCTGGCTACTACTCCATGCCATTGCCGTTCTGGAAATACCCATTGAGACCTATCGCGATCAGTTATTGAAAGCCTTTTCGCATGCCGTCGATCATGGTGTCGACTGGGAGTTTGGCGGTGTTTTCGTCGAAGGATCACACTCGGGCGAAGTCTATGATCGGGAAAAAGAGTTCTGGCAACAGGCCGAGGTGCTGATTGGATTTTTAGATGCGTACCGGATTTTCGGCGACGAGCGCTACTGGAAAGCCTACGAAAACGTCCATCGGTTTGTTCTGGATAAAATGGTCAACCATCCGGTTGGCGAGTGGTGGCCGCTGATGACCCGGCAGGGTGTTCCGATCTGGACCCACATGAGCCATTCCTGGAAAATCAATTACCATACCGTACGGGCAATGGTGCAGTCGATCAGGAGACTGGATGTTCTTATGGCGGGTCAACATGTTGCGCTTTAG
- a CDS encoding bifunctional heptose 7-phosphate kinase/heptose 1-phosphate adenyltransferase — MISSQINALFQQFADINVGVIGDFAVDLYFDLQTKTGEQSLETGLEVFWGSQPRASLGAAGNVVQNLVALGVANVQVIGCIGNDLFGREMLHLFHSLGVNTDLLHMPSENWDTCLYTKPNLNGQEANRIDFGINNRVYDAFFSSLMIGLEQALPMLDVLIINQQFANPLLTEERMYQINELIARFPSVRFVADMRTVGTQVFGATLKVNTAELARFLDIDHPDHPDVDWCIRHGNAFRERSGGPLLITRGQSGILYIDQAEIQAIDGLNLTGPLDTVGAGDTVVATWAACLGAEAVPAHALKLANLAAAVTVQKCNQTGTASLSEILALHQSHYSDD; from the coding sequence ATGATAAGCTCCCAAATAAACGCTCTTTTCCAACAGTTTGCAGACATAAACGTGGGCGTCATTGGCGACTTTGCTGTAGATCTGTATTTCGACCTTCAAACCAAAACCGGCGAACAGTCACTGGAAACAGGATTAGAGGTTTTCTGGGGAAGTCAACCCAGAGCTTCACTGGGTGCTGCGGGCAATGTTGTTCAAAATCTGGTCGCACTGGGTGTAGCAAACGTACAGGTTATCGGCTGTATTGGCAATGATTTATTCGGGCGGGAAATGCTGCACCTGTTTCATTCGCTGGGTGTGAATACTGACCTGCTGCATATGCCCTCCGAAAACTGGGATACGTGCCTATATACCAAGCCGAATTTGAATGGGCAAGAAGCTAACCGGATCGATTTTGGCATCAACAATCGAGTCTATGACGCCTTTTTCAGTTCACTGATGATCGGGCTGGAGCAAGCCCTCCCCATGCTTGACGTACTCATCATCAATCAACAGTTTGCCAATCCCCTGTTGACGGAAGAGCGTATGTACCAGATCAATGAGCTGATCGCCCGTTTCCCTTCTGTTCGGTTTGTTGCCGATATGCGCACAGTAGGAACGCAGGTTTTCGGTGCCACACTGAAAGTGAACACCGCCGAACTAGCCCGTTTTCTGGACATCGATCATCCCGATCATCCGGACGTTGACTGGTGCATTCGGCACGGGAATGCCTTTCGGGAGCGCAGTGGCGGTCCTTTGCTGATTACCCGTGGACAGTCGGGTATTCTCTACATCGATCAGGCAGAAATTCAGGCAATCGACGGCCTGAACCTGACGGGTCCCTTAGACACCGTTGGCGCAGGCGACACCGTTGTAGCCACCTGGGCTGCCTGCCTGGGTGCTGAAGCAGTACCTGCGCACGCCCTTAAACTCGCGAATCTGGCAGCCGCTGTTACTGTTCAGAAATGCAATCAGACCGGAACGGCCAGCCTCTCCGAAATCCTTGCCTTACATCAATCCCACTATTCCGATGACTAA